In one Candidatus Nanopelagicus limnes genomic region, the following are encoded:
- a CDS encoding polyprenyl synthetase family protein, with amino-acid sequence MNQVGIPNLDKQLEASLIADMKKVEDLMRSHIQGDYPLVVETSRHLVEAGGKRLRPLLTLISAQFGDPTNYDIIKAAVCCELTHLATLYHDDVMDDAVLRRGVISANKKWNNAVAILTGDYLFSKVSDMLADIGPEAVKLQAKTFERLVIGQIKETQGKSEGLSQIDHYMKVVADKTGSLIATSARFGALLSGASPTVVETLTKFGEKIGVAFQVADDLLDIASNETASGKTPGTDLKEGIPTLVTLFVMADNDPADKDLINKLNKPITDEDLPSVISELRKHKALKKVQDYLSKVATEANDLLIDLPAGAAKEALNNLTFALVNRST; translated from the coding sequence ATGAATCAAGTAGGTATTCCTAATCTAGATAAACAGCTGGAAGCATCATTAATCGCAGACATGAAAAAAGTCGAAGATTTAATGCGATCACATATTCAAGGGGATTACCCGCTCGTTGTTGAGACCTCTAGGCATCTGGTTGAAGCTGGCGGCAAACGACTTAGACCTTTATTAACTTTAATTTCAGCGCAATTTGGTGATCCAACCAATTATGACATTATTAAAGCGGCTGTTTGTTGCGAATTAACTCACCTGGCTACTTTGTATCACGACGATGTAATGGATGATGCAGTTTTGCGACGTGGCGTAATTAGCGCTAATAAGAAATGGAATAACGCAGTAGCAATTCTGACCGGAGATTATTTATTTTCTAAAGTGTCTGACATGTTGGCTGATATCGGACCTGAAGCAGTTAAGTTACAAGCAAAAACTTTTGAGCGTTTAGTTATTGGTCAAATAAAGGAAACTCAAGGCAAAAGCGAGGGGCTCTCACAAATAGATCACTACATGAAAGTGGTTGCCGATAAAACCGGATCTTTGATTGCAACAAGTGCTCGTTTTGGTGCACTTCTTTCAGGAGCATCGCCAACTGTTGTTGAAACGTTAACTAAATTTGGCGAAAAAATTGGTGTGGCATTTCAAGTAGCAGATGATTTATTAGACATCGCAAGCAATGAAACTGCCTCTGGAAAAACTCCTGGCACAGATCTTAAAGAAGGAATTCCTACTTTAGTAACTCTTTTTGTAATGGCTGATAATGATCCAGCCGATAAGGATTTGATCAATAAATTGAATAAGCCAATTACTGATGAAGATTTACCGAGTGTCATTTCAGAACTTAGAAAGCATAAAGCTTTAAAGAAAGTTCAAGACTACCTAAGTAAAGTTGCAACTGAAGCAAATGATTTGCTAATTGATCTCCCTGCAGGAGCTGCAAAAGAGGCTTTGAATAACTTAACTTTTGCTTTGGTTAACCGATCTACCTGA
- the nuoN gene encoding NADH-quinone oxidoreductase subunit NuoN yields MLTAPSLGYMLLSPMLIVFAAAVIGVLIEAFMGKTHRAAVQLTVSVGALLLSLLQLWRIRDLSSTTAAVNSVTIDKAGIFLQATVVILALIAVLLIADQDNFTAQASAIPGSNEEAIALQQNNQQTEIFPLFLFAVAGMMLFPVATDLITLFVALEVFSLPLYLLAGLSRRKRLLSQEAALKYFLLGAYASAFFLFGAAFLYGYAGTISLVGISAAAGSANEVFLLIGIVFVSVGLLFKISAVPFHSWTPDVYQGAPTPITAFMAACTKVAAFGAILRIFYIGFAEVETLWRPIITVIAILTMLLGSVVAIAQRDVKRMLAYSSIAHAGFLLSGVVALNKDGLAASLFYLMAYGLTTLAAFGIIGLVRDSSGEVTDLNRWIGLGKKSPVVGAVFAFLLLSFAGIPLTSGFIGKFAIFSAAYQSGNIALVVTGVLASAIAAFFYIRVIIMVFFTDPVNDSVSVIIPSVKSRISITVATAISAVLGLAPSLLLNVAENFSTFIK; encoded by the coding sequence ATGTTAACCGCGCCATCACTTGGTTACATGCTCCTATCACCTATGTTGATAGTTTTTGCAGCTGCTGTAATCGGAGTTTTAATTGAAGCTTTCATGGGGAAAACGCACCGGGCTGCTGTTCAACTAACAGTTAGCGTTGGGGCTTTACTTTTATCTTTACTTCAGCTGTGGCGAATTCGAGACCTTTCATCAACCACTGCAGCAGTTAATTCAGTGACAATTGATAAAGCAGGAATCTTTTTACAAGCAACAGTAGTTATTTTGGCGCTGATTGCAGTATTGCTAATAGCTGATCAAGATAATTTCACAGCCCAAGCTTCTGCAATTCCTGGCTCCAATGAGGAAGCCATTGCGTTGCAGCAAAATAATCAACAAACTGAGATTTTCCCACTCTTCCTATTTGCCGTAGCAGGCATGATGCTATTTCCAGTAGCAACTGACTTGATTACTTTATTTGTTGCTCTAGAGGTTTTCTCGCTGCCTCTTTACTTACTTGCAGGATTAAGCAGACGTAAACGCTTGCTCTCACAAGAGGCTGCCCTTAAGTACTTTTTATTAGGCGCATACGCGTCGGCTTTCTTCTTGTTCGGCGCAGCATTCCTGTATGGCTACGCTGGCACAATTTCACTAGTTGGCATAAGCGCTGCAGCTGGAAGTGCCAATGAAGTATTTTTGTTAATTGGTATTGTCTTTGTATCAGTTGGATTGTTATTTAAAATAAGCGCGGTTCCGTTCCACTCTTGGACTCCTGATGTATACCAAGGAGCGCCAACGCCAATTACTGCTTTTATGGCAGCTTGCACAAAAGTAGCCGCCTTTGGCGCAATCTTAAGAATTTTCTATATTGGTTTCGCTGAAGTGGAAACTTTATGGCGTCCAATAATTACAGTAATTGCCATATTAACCATGTTGCTAGGTTCAGTAGTTGCAATTGCGCAACGCGATGTAAAAAGAATGTTGGCATATTCATCAATAGCTCATGCTGGCTTCTTACTTTCAGGTGTTGTAGCTTTGAATAAAGATGGCTTAGCCGCTTCATTGTTTTACCTAATGGCATATGGACTAACTACATTGGCTGCTTTTGGAATTATAGGGTTGGTTCGAGACTCATCAGGTGAAGTCACAGATTTAAATCGATGGATTGGCTTGGGTAAGAAATCTCCTGTAGTTGGCGCAGTCTTTGCTTTCTTGCTACTAAGTTTTGCTGGAATTCCGCTTACCTCTGGATTTATTGGCAAGTTTGCAATTTTCTCAGCCGCATATCAATCAGGAAATATTGCCCTAGTTGTTACTGGCGTACTAGCTAGCGCCATTGCCGCCTTCTTCTACATTCGAGTAATAATCATGGTGTTCTTTACTGATCCAGTAAATGATTCTGTTTCAGTAATCATTCCAAGTGTAAAGAGCAGAATTTCAATCACGGTTGCAACTGCGATATCTGCAGTTCTGGGATTAGCACCTTCGCTATTACTTAATGTCGCCGAAAACTTCTCTACTTTTATCAAATAA